A segment of the Siphonobacter curvatus genome:
CCTACCCTACCGTAAGAGGTTCACCACCCCCTTAAACTGGCGTTTGGAATACTTTATGACGTAGTAGTACTGTCCAGTGGAGAAGTCTTCGCCCGTCCAGCGAAAATTGTGCTTGGTATCCCGGAAGACGCGTTTACCCCAGCGGTTAAAGATCTCGACGTACTGGAATTGCTCAATACAGTTATCCAGCGGCAGGTCGTCCACAGAAAAATGATCGTTTTTACCGTCGGCATTGGGCGTAAACACATTAGGAGGCAGAAACTCATAGTCTACCATCTGATCCCGAACTACCAGTTCCACCTTTACAGAATCGTACCGATTGGGATTGCAGGAGTTATCTTCGGTAATGAAGTCCACAATAAACGTTTTCTCGGGTAGACCTTCCATGAGTTCACAGGTTGGTATCCATTCGAACGGGCCACTCACCGTACCCGTACCCGACTGATCACTCCATTGCATGCCCGCTCCGCCCAAGGCAAAGCCCCTTCCCTGCCCCCGCAGTACCAAGGGATCTCGTTCTGGATCCTGAGCATTGACCTGAAAACGAATGGGTTGACCAGCGATTCCCTGTAGGGTTACAGTAGCCGTATTGCCGGGTAAGGTTGTTGCCACCGACGGGGGCTGACTAGGCCTTCCCGTGGTCGTTAACTCAACACTGACGGAATCCGTCAGGTTACGACCACAGCGAAGATCGATGACGTAGAAATCAACGATGTACGGTTCCCGTCGTACGGCCGCACAGGGTAAGGTCCAACTAAAGGGTGAACGAGCTTTCCCCAGTCCTTGGGAGGGTGTAAAGTTCATCCCTACACTAGCCAAAGAAAAACCACGACCCCGGGCCTCTAGCCGAATACTGTCCGGGTCCAGATCCAAACCGTCGATATTAAAATCAAGTTTCGTTCCTACCATCACCGTAGCCCGATTATTGGCTAGGGTCGTCGATACCTGTGGTTTCTGATTGGCTCTTGGCCGAACGAATACGCTGATCGTTAACGTATCGTGTTGCGGAAGGGGGCAGCTCTCATCACTGGCGATCACTTGAAAACGTAAGGGACGGCTATCAGCACTCTCGGCACATTCTCCCAGGCAGATTTGAGCCCGAGCCGTATCACTGCCCGTCGTCAGTGTCACTTGGGTGGGCGTAATGGTATACTGTAGCGGGTTCGGATGTAAGGCTTGTACCTTTAAATTCAAGCGGGAATTGGGGTCTTTGTCCGTAAAGAACAGGTCGATACACCGCTGCTCGCCCACCGTCATTTCCATAGTTTGGCCGGGTTTGTAAAATTCTTTTTTTCCCTGCTCACGAGCCATTACCACAGGAGGAGCACTCATGGGGCAGTCAATCACTTTCAATTGGAAATCCCGGCGAACCAGCCCAATGCGTTTCCCCGCCCGAAACTCCTCCACCATCACCGAAAACACGTGCAGTCCCAGTTGCGTAGCCGTTACTGACAGCTGCCCCGTACGCGGGTTGATAGTCAGCGGTGGATTCCCAATGATTGCCGTCGTCGCCGAAAATCCAGCCCCCCATGTGATGGCGGGGTACGACGAACTCGGCTGAGCCAATGGTCTAGGATTGACGGTGTTACTATACCCATTCAGTGGCGTAACGAGGGAATAACGCAGACTGTCTCCATCGGGATCAATGGCACTGAAATCGAAGGTAAAGGGACGATTCAGACAGATAAAATCCCCTTTTACGGTCGTAAATTGGGGAGAAGAGTTGACGTAGGGTCGACTATTCTGGTACAGCGGTGGCATTTCGAGGTAAAATACGGTAGCCGCATCCTGAGGTCGTACGATGTTGGTAATAATGTTGTTCCGACAGCAGCGTTCCCAGACGATGTAATAGCCCTGCGGATCATCAAATTCCTGTTGTCGGAAAATGACGTCGGAGCTGTAGCGAATGAGTCGCGTACGCAGCGACGCTCCCGCCGACGTACAGAGCGGATTGCTGTAGGGAATCAGAGCACTGGCTACCCGGGGCATTTCCAGATCACCCATTCGGGCATTATCGCGTTTGCGGAAAACCGAAATCACTACGGTTAAATCATTGGCTCCGGGTTGGCCGTTAATGTCATCGAAGTACAAATTTAGCGAGATGCGGTGTGTAGCTCCGTTGATACTGCTTCTCAGTGATTCAAATTGCAATTCCCCTCCCACAATGTGCGTAGCTCGGGCCAGCAGTACACTCCATACCAATAAAAAAGTCAGGTAAATTTTTTTCATAGTACAATAGGATCAATTACGGAATTTACGGTTTAGGGCTGAATCAGCAAAGAATCCGACGATGCGGGGACTGAAATAGCGTAGAGGCTCCGGAAAATGTCTAATTTTGTGGGATCAATGAGAAAGAAACAACAAAAAGCCCCGGTGATTCTGGAAAATCTCCGGGTTGAAGATTTTGCCGCCGAAGGAAAATGCCTGGCCCGTAACGATGGGCAGGTGATTTTCATTGAGGGAGAGGTAGCCCCCGGTGATCTGGTCGATGTTCGCATATATAAAACCAAGTCCAGCTTTCGGGAAGGCCGGGCTATTGCGGTACGAGAGTATTCTAACCTCCGCCAAACGCCCCGTTGTCAGCATTTTGGAACCTGTGGTGGCTGCAAATGGCAGCATGTACAGTACGAAACCCAACTGGATTTTAAGACCCGTCAGGTACGCGATTCGTTGGAACGACTGGCGAAAATTCCGCATCCGGGCATCCGGCCTATTATTGGTTCAGCCCACGAATATGGCTATCGGAATAAATTAGAATTCACTTTTTCGACCAACCGCTGGTATACAGATGCCGAGATTGCCTCGGGTGAGACGCTGGAGCGACGGGCGGCGGGTTTCCACATCCCTAAACGTTTCGATCGGATTCTGGATATTATGCAGTGTCATTTGCAGCCAGAACCCTCCAATGCGATTCGTCTGGCCATCAAGCATTACGCGGAAGAACGCGACTGGGCTTTCTATGACCTCATTAAGCACGAAGGATTCGTGCGTAACGTAGTCATCCGAACGGCCAGTACGGGACAGGTGATGGTGATTGTACAGTTTGGTCAACCCGACTGGGAAAAGATTGACGAACTGATGCGTTTTCTTCAGGAGCAGTTCCCAACGATCTCGTCCTTACACGTGGTCGTCAACCAAAAGGTCAATGATACCTTTCAGGATCAGGACATCATTCACATCGCCGGTACGCCGTACATTGAAGAATCCATGGAAGGGCTGATCTTCCGCGTTGGCCCCAAGTCTTTTTATCAGACGAATTCAGAACAGGCGTATGTCCTTTACAAAATAGCCCGCGATTTTGCTCAATTGAAAGGCGACGAGCTGGTTTACGATCTATACACAGGCACCGGAACAATTGCCAACTTTGTGGCTCACCAAGCCCGCAAAGTAGTAGGCATTGAGTACGTACCTTCGGCGGTTGAAGACGCCAAAATTAATTCCGAGATCAACGGTGTAGCGAACACTTCGTTCTACGCCGGAGACATGAAGAAGCTACTAAAACCTGATTTCTTCGCTGAACACGGCAAACCCGACGTGATCATCACCGATCCCCCACGAGCGGGCATGGATGCGGATGTAGTAGAAGCCATTCTGGAAGCCGCTCCCCAACGCATTGTTTACGTGAGCTGCAATCCGGCTACGCAAGCCCGCGATGTAGCAATGATGGCCGAGCAGTACGAAGTGAAAGCCGTACAACCGGTAGATATGTTCCCGCATACGCACCACGTAGAGAACGTCATGTGGCTGGAAAAGAAAAGTGTATAAATGAAGAAGGGCCTAATAGTTAGGCCCTTCTTCATTTATACAGATACCTGATCGTTTGATCTGTTTCAGCCCTACCGCTTCGGGCTTGAGACGTTTATGTAGGATTAATTTAATAAATTAGCCCGATCATCCGTCAGTCCTTAAATAAGCACCGTAACGTGCGGTACTCATGAAACGTATTTTACGTATCCTTACCCAATTGAATCTGAATACCATTCGATTCAATTTCAAGTATTTGCCCTTTAGTCAAGCCATTCGTTTTCCGGTTTTCGTTGCCAAGCAAGTGTATCTGAGTAATCTCCAGGGTGAGATAAAAATTGAAGGACATGTATGGCCTGGAAAGATAAAAATTGGCTACGGTGAAATTGGAATATTTGATAAGCAAAAATCCCGCTCTATTTGGCAAGTTGCCGGTAAAGTAGTCTTCAAAGGAGCCTGTAATCTTGGACACGGATCTAAAATTTCCGTAGGTGATTACGGCGAAGTTATTTTTGGAGAAAATTTTTCAATCACGGCCGAAAGTTCTCTGATCTGTTACAAAAAAATTACGTTTGGATCCGCTTGTGTACTTTCATGGGATATACTTCTCATGGATACCGACCTTCATTCCATTTATAATGCTCAGGGTGAACTTATCAATGCTCCCAAAGAAATTAGTGTAGGTGATCACGTCTGGATTGGCTGTCGGTGTACCATTTTAAAAGGAGCCCGGATTGGTTCTAATAGCATCGTCGCCGCGGGGACAACCATTAACAAAACGCTTCTCAACGAAAACGTCATTTTAGGTGGAAGCCCTGTTCGGGTGTTAAAAGAAGAGGTCTCCTGGCAGGTATAAATGGTCATACATTCACTTTTCCGTATTTGCGGGAAGCAATCTGTACTATTTCCCGAATGTCATGGTCTTTGATAAAGAACCATTGCAATACCATGTACATAACCACACTCCCACTGACTGTAACGACTAATACAGTTAGGGTATCTTCTGTGTACAGGTAGGTCAGATTACGGATGCCAAAAAAGAGAAATCCAACGAGGACGTTTTGTAACAGGAGTTTCCAGGGAAACGTTAGTTTAATTAATCGCTGGGAAAAAATAAACAACAGTAGCGTGACGATACTTTCGGTCAGCACCGTACTGATGGCACTGCCGATGTGATGGTAAATGGGAATCAGGATTAAATTGAAAACTACGCAGACCGCTACACCCGCCAGCGAAGCAAACATGATGTATTTCTCTTTATTAAGCGGAATTAGAATTTGGTAGTAGATCTGAGCCAGGCTAATAATAATCACAACACTCGCCAGAATTTTCAGTGATAAAGCGGCTTCGGCAAATTCTTTCCCCGAAATCAACATGACCAATTCTTTCGATAAACAAATGATTCCTAGGGCCAGCGGAACACTGATTAAGAGCGAAAAACGGAGGGCTTTATTCAATAAAAGGGTTGCTTCATCCCGTTTGTTTTCGTTCAGTAAATTGGATAACCGAGGTAATAACACGCCCACTAAAGAGCCAATGATTATTAAAAATAACTTACTGATTTTCAGTGAAGCTGCGTAAAAAGCAACCTGCATACGCGTCGAAAAGAATCCTAATAAAACGGTATCCATCAACACGTACAGACTGGTAATAATCGTAATGGAGAGGAGAACCAGTAATTGCTTGATATGCGGAACCAGCAATAGATTTTTCCATCTAAAGTTTACGTATCTTCTTGCGAAGTACATATTGATGATTGCT
Coding sequences within it:
- a CDS encoding acyltransferase — its product is MKRILRILTQLNLNTIRFNFKYLPFSQAIRFPVFVAKQVYLSNLQGEIKIEGHVWPGKIKIGYGEIGIFDKQKSRSIWQVAGKVVFKGACNLGHGSKISVGDYGEVIFGENFSITAESSLICYKKITFGSACVLSWDILLMDTDLHSIYNAQGELINAPKEISVGDHVWIGCRCTILKGARIGSNSIVAAGTTINKTLLNENVILGGSPVRVLKEEVSWQV
- the rlmD gene encoding 23S rRNA (uracil(1939)-C(5))-methyltransferase RlmD; protein product: MRKKQQKAPVILENLRVEDFAAEGKCLARNDGQVIFIEGEVAPGDLVDVRIYKTKSSFREGRAIAVREYSNLRQTPRCQHFGTCGGCKWQHVQYETQLDFKTRQVRDSLERLAKIPHPGIRPIIGSAHEYGYRNKLEFTFSTNRWYTDAEIASGETLERRAAGFHIPKRFDRILDIMQCHLQPEPSNAIRLAIKHYAEERDWAFYDLIKHEGFVRNVVIRTASTGQVMVIVQFGQPDWEKIDELMRFLQEQFPTISSLHVVVNQKVNDTFQDQDIIHIAGTPYIEESMEGLIFRVGPKSFYQTNSEQAYVLYKIARDFAQLKGDELVYDLYTGTGTIANFVAHQARKVVGIEYVPSAVEDAKINSEINGVANTSFYAGDMKKLLKPDFFAEHGKPDVIITDPPRAGMDADVVEAILEAAPQRIVYVSCNPATQARDVAMMAEQYEVKAVQPVDMFPHTHHVENVMWLEKKSV
- a CDS encoding T9SS type B sorting domain-containing protein, coding for MKKIYLTFLLVWSVLLARATHIVGGELQFESLRSSINGATHRISLNLYFDDINGQPGANDLTVVISVFRKRDNARMGDLEMPRVASALIPYSNPLCTSAGASLRTRLIRYSSDVIFRQQEFDDPQGYYIVWERCCRNNIITNIVRPQDAATVFYLEMPPLYQNSRPYVNSSPQFTTVKGDFICLNRPFTFDFSAIDPDGDSLRYSLVTPLNGYSNTVNPRPLAQPSSSYPAITWGAGFSATTAIIGNPPLTINPRTGQLSVTATQLGLHVFSVMVEEFRAGKRIGLVRRDFQLKVIDCPMSAPPVVMAREQGKKEFYKPGQTMEMTVGEQRCIDLFFTDKDPNSRLNLKVQALHPNPLQYTITPTQVTLTTGSDTARAQICLGECAESADSRPLRFQVIASDESCPLPQHDTLTISVFVRPRANQKPQVSTTLANNRATVMVGTKLDFNIDGLDLDPDSIRLEARGRGFSLASVGMNFTPSQGLGKARSPFSWTLPCAAVRREPYIVDFYVIDLRCGRNLTDSVSVELTTTGRPSQPPSVATTLPGNTATVTLQGIAGQPIRFQVNAQDPERDPLVLRGQGRGFALGGAGMQWSDQSGTGTVSGPFEWIPTCELMEGLPEKTFIVDFITEDNSCNPNRYDSVKVELVVRDQMVDYEFLPPNVFTPNADGKNDHFSVDDLPLDNCIEQFQYVEIFNRWGKRVFRDTKHNFRWTGEDFSTGQYYYVIKYSKRQFKGVVNLLR
- a CDS encoding flippase; this encodes MDRTIGKNFIYNFLLSASQLLLPLITFPYASRVLLPEGMGSVSFVENLTQYFMLFSALGIPIYGVREIAKVRQDKEKMSKLFSELLTIHFLISMMMALLYWLLAINVAKLHTDLTLCKIGIGFVISNVFTIEWLFTGNENFKLIVFRSLAIRVFCIALLFLFVKSPDDKSIYYGINLFSLVVTAIINMYFARRYVNFRWKNLLLVPHIKQLLVLLSITIITSLYVLMDTVLLGFFSTRMQVAFYAASLKISKLFLIIIGSLVGVLLPRLSNLLNENKRDEATLLLNKALRFSLLISVPLALGIICLSKELVMLISGKEFAEAALSLKILASVVIIISLAQIYYQILIPLNKEKYIMFASLAGVAVCVVFNLILIPIYHHIGSAISTVLTESIVTLLLFIFSQRLIKLTFPWKLLLQNVLVGFLFFGIRNLTYLYTEDTLTVLVVTVSGSVVMYMVLQWFFIKDHDIREIVQIASRKYGKVNV